From a region of the Paenibacillus sp. FSL R10-2734 genome:
- the ytvI gene encoding sporulation integral membrane protein YtvI yields the protein MDRLVLKRILRGLWVVLATSILLLAIYLLLPLLYPLLLAWLLAYIMHPLVLILKGLKLPSWLAVSLSLLFYIGGTTLVLTAMITRLVKELIVLLQTFNLHTDQWRDLLLSWSQNVSIQNIINQINQFYRDNPDYHATIDSNISRTTETVGYAVTQVVTGFFNVILKLISALPSLGTILIVVVLAAFFISTSWERNNDKLTGWLPTAFLKPVSDIWRDLRRALFGYLRAQIILISITAIIVVIGLLLLGVKSAFAIGLMIGFVDLLPYLGVGIVMLPWALYSYMTDNLALGIGLSILYAVILITRQVLEPKVLASSIGLDPLAMLIGMFAGLQLFGMLGLIIGPVVLVVLVAFNRAGVFRALHSYIVSGRLR from the coding sequence ATGGATCGTTTGGTATTAAAAAGAATACTGCGCGGCCTGTGGGTCGTTCTGGCTACTTCCATCCTCCTGCTGGCAATCTACCTATTGCTTCCGCTGTTATACCCTCTGCTGCTCGCTTGGCTGCTCGCATATATCATGCATCCATTAGTACTTATTCTTAAAGGCCTCAAGCTACCAAGCTGGCTGGCAGTGTCGCTCTCTCTGCTATTTTACATAGGAGGAACCACACTAGTCCTGACCGCGATGATTACAAGACTCGTGAAAGAATTGATCGTTCTGCTACAGACCTTTAATCTCCACACCGACCAATGGAGGGATCTCCTGCTGTCCTGGAGCCAGAATGTAAGCATTCAGAATATCATCAATCAGATTAATCAATTCTACCGAGATAATCCTGACTATCATGCTACGATTGACAGCAATATCAGCAGAACAACGGAAACTGTTGGTTACGCAGTCACGCAAGTGGTCACAGGTTTTTTTAATGTAATATTGAAATTGATCTCCGCTCTTCCTAGTCTGGGTACGATTCTTATCGTGGTTGTCCTTGCTGCCTTTTTCATTAGTACGAGCTGGGAGCGTAATAATGATAAACTTACAGGCTGGCTGCCTACAGCATTCCTAAAGCCTGTGTCAGATATCTGGAGGGATTTACGCAGAGCACTCTTCGGTTATCTTCGCGCCCAGATTATCCTGATCTCCATCACAGCGATCATTGTCGTGATTGGTCTGCTGCTGCTCGGTGTGAAGTCTGCATTCGCTATCGGCTTAATGATTGGCTTTGTGGATCTGCTGCCTTATCTCGGTGTTGGAATTGTGATGCTGCCCTGGGCGCTTTACTCTTATATGACGGACAATCTGGCACTGGGCATTGGACTATCCATACTCTATGCCGTTATCCTTATTACTCGTCAGGTGCTTGAGCCGAAGGTGCTCGCCAGCAGCATCGGACTTGATCCCCTTGCTATGTTGATTGGCATGTTCGCAGGTCTACAGTTGTTCGGTATGCTAGGGCTAATCATCGGCCCCGTTGTCCTAGTAGTCCTTGTTGCCTTCAACCGAGCCGGCGTATTCCGAGCTTTACACAGCTACATTGTTAGCGGCAGATTAAGATAG
- a CDS encoding FxsA family protein, which translates to MIRNKWLWAGLFIIPAVELFGFIYVADQLGAFKTLLLMLTTSVIGLLMMRFEGKKVLQDSRTHMQEGRVPGRTMLDGLCIFFGGLLLILPGFVTDIVGFTLVFPLTRPLYRIFLLKWIEKKMKNGTFTFYRR; encoded by the coding sequence ATGATTAGAAACAAATGGTTATGGGCTGGACTATTTATTATTCCTGCTGTGGAATTATTCGGTTTTATCTACGTAGCAGATCAACTTGGAGCATTCAAAACGCTGCTGCTTATGCTGACCACTTCGGTAATCGGTCTACTAATGATGCGATTCGAAGGTAAGAAGGTGCTGCAGGACAGCAGAACACATATGCAGGAGGGCCGCGTTCCTGGTCGGACGATGCTGGATGGTTTATGTATTTTTTTCGGAGGATTGCTGCTGATATTGCCGGGTTTCGTAACCGATATTGTCGGGTTCACGCTAGTATTTCCATTGACTCGGCCTTTGTACCGTATATTTTTGCTGAAATGGATTGAGAAGAAGATGAAGAATGGCACATTCACCTTTTACCGTCGTTAG
- a CDS encoding thioesterase family protein: MELERAGLPSRWYKSTLRVRYQESDQMGVVYHANYLNWFESGRTEMFRQVGFTYCELEKQGVLLPVTSADLQFKSPARYDDLISVYARMTTFSALRVVFEYQVRRLSEEEGIHSDDLVATQGELRSMDPPGELLVTGTTSHVWVNREWRPARLDRALPELFHAIKEALREEGGSV, translated from the coding sequence ATGGAATTAGAGCGAGCTGGCTTGCCCAGCCGATGGTATAAATCGACTCTGCGTGTCCGATATCAGGAAAGTGATCAGATGGGCGTCGTGTATCATGCGAACTATTTGAACTGGTTTGAGTCTGGTCGTACGGAGATGTTTCGTCAGGTTGGCTTTACTTATTGTGAACTTGAGAAACAAGGCGTCTTGCTTCCTGTCACTTCAGCAGATTTGCAATTTAAAAGTCCGGCGCGATATGATGATCTTATCTCCGTGTATGCGCGAATGACTACCTTCTCAGCGTTAAGAGTCGTATTTGAATATCAGGTGCGGAGGCTTTCGGAAGAAGAAGGTATACATTCAGATGATTTAGTGGCTACTCAAGGGGAGTTGCGGTCGATGGATCCACCTGGGGAGCTACTGGTTACCGGCACGACAAGTCATGTTTGGGTGAACCGGGAATGGAGGCCTGCTAGGCTGGATAGAGCACTTCCAGAGCTCTTTCACGCAATAAAAGAGGCGCTGCGGGAAGAAGGAGGTTCAGTATGA
- a CDS encoding MFS transporter, with protein MEKLLKLRGFYLFLGLAGGSFGSYLSLLLVHNGLNSGQIGILMATGTLIAITIQPIWGIISDRYNQTRLVLILSVAVPALLAVFYRSEYFIVLLMVYTASTIFSSTQAPIADSYAISAANRAGATYGSIRLMMSIGAAVGAYAGGLYVSTFSVSTIWLPFLFFNLIAVLIAFTLPKQAEENHMMRQSFTQGVRQLLGNRIFLAFLGGSFLVNQTMAAFGTYFVIAFQSVGGSTRYAGIALFLASVTNVPSMLFASKVIKRIGRERTLFLGALIYVLRWGIQVAFPHPSVMIGVQVLHGLSFGFFYIAAVEYVSQITSNEMQATGQSVFNMVFAGFAGIVGNLLNGFLLNQGGVGVMNLSCMLSSIAGAMLLLYVARSSRSKLSTPSDGAQA; from the coding sequence ATGGAAAAATTGTTGAAGCTGCGTGGTTTTTATCTCTTTTTAGGATTGGCCGGCGGTTCATTTGGCTCCTATCTTTCGCTGCTGCTTGTCCACAATGGACTTAATAGTGGTCAGATAGGTATACTAATGGCAACAGGCACGCTTATCGCGATCACGATTCAGCCAATATGGGGAATTATCTCTGATCGGTATAATCAGACGCGTTTAGTACTAATCCTAAGTGTGGCGGTACCGGCCTTGTTAGCGGTCTTTTACCGTTCAGAATATTTTATAGTATTACTTATGGTGTATACCGCTTCAACGATCTTCTCCTCTACACAGGCTCCTATAGCCGATTCTTACGCGATTTCAGCGGCGAATAGAGCCGGGGCCACTTATGGTAGCATCCGGCTTATGATGAGCATCGGGGCGGCTGTGGGGGCGTATGCAGGGGGATTGTATGTATCCACCTTCTCTGTATCCACGATATGGCTGCCTTTTCTCTTTTTTAATCTGATTGCGGTCCTAATTGCGTTTACATTGCCGAAGCAGGCGGAAGAGAACCATATGATGAGACAATCGTTTACTCAGGGGGTAAGACAACTGCTGGGAAATCGAATCTTCCTGGCGTTTTTGGGTGGAAGCTTTCTTGTGAACCAGACGATGGCTGCTTTTGGTACATACTTTGTAATCGCTTTTCAATCTGTTGGAGGCTCTACTCGCTATGCAGGGATTGCGCTCTTTCTCGCATCAGTGACGAATGTGCCTTCCATGTTGTTTGCTTCTAAGGTGATCAAGAGAATAGGGCGTGAGCGCACCTTGTTCCTTGGGGCACTTATTTATGTATTGCGGTGGGGTATTCAGGTTGCTTTTCCACATCCATCGGTAATGATCGGAGTGCAGGTGCTGCATGGTCTTTCGTTTGGGTTCTTTTATATTGCTGCGGTCGAATATGTATCTCAAATCACTTCTAACGAGATGCAGGCCACTGGCCAAAGTGTATTTAATATGGTGTTCGCAGGTTTTGCTGGCATTGTCGGTAATTTACTGAATGGTTTCTTACTCAATCAAGGCGGAGTAGGAGTAATGAACCTGTCTTGTATGTTGAGCTCAATAGCTGGGGCGATGCTGCTGTTATATGTCGCTCGGAGCTCTCGGAGCAAATTATCGACGCCTTCAGATGGGGCCCAGGCTTAA
- a CDS encoding G1 family glutamic endopeptidase: MNIKHNPLIVNHRCLTDKSNASNRQSSVFGWSSKNWSGYTITGRKGAFNRISGEWIVPYVKPTHKSTYSSAWIGIDGFKNSDLIQTGTGHEFVNGIARYYAWWEILPDNETVIPLSVHPGDHMKGTITKISHTKWSITLRNLSRNWTFRTLQRYTGPQTSAEWIMEAPEVDGSITKLARVCTTYFSCCRINGKRPKLTLSKGGIMVQNNITVAVPSCPSYRGDSFNIKRIY; this comes from the coding sequence TTGAACATAAAACATAATCCTCTTATCGTAAATCATCGCTGTCTAACAGACAAATCTAATGCGAGTAATAGACAGAGCTCTGTCTTCGGCTGGTCTTCGAAGAACTGGAGTGGCTACACGATTACTGGTAGAAAAGGAGCCTTCAACCGCATTTCCGGCGAATGGATCGTCCCATACGTAAAACCAACCCATAAATCCACCTATTCCTCCGCATGGATTGGCATCGATGGATTCAAGAACAGCGATCTTATCCAGACGGGAACAGGTCATGAATTCGTAAATGGGATTGCCCGTTATTACGCCTGGTGGGAAATACTACCGGATAATGAAACCGTAATCCCTCTTTCAGTACACCCAGGAGACCATATGAAGGGTACGATCACGAAAATAAGCCACACGAAGTGGTCTATCACACTCCGAAACTTAAGCCGAAATTGGACCTTCCGAACGCTCCAGCGATATACCGGTCCACAAACCTCCGCCGAATGGATTATGGAGGCACCTGAGGTCGATGGTTCCATCACAAAGCTGGCACGCGTCTGTACTACCTACTTTTCCTGCTGCCGCATCAATGGAAAACGACCTAAGCTAACTCTTTCTAAGGGCGGTATCATGGTCCAGAATAACATCACCGTTGCTGTTCCTTCCTGTCCAAGCTATCGAGGGGACTCTTTTAACATCAAACGAATATATTAA
- the pyk gene encoding pyruvate kinase → MRKSKIVCTIGPASESLENIKKLILAGMNVARLNFSHGDFEEHGARIQTIRQASKELNKTVAILLDTKGPEIRTGKLEVEPIELVQDEYLTLTTEEILGTQERISITYSELPNDVQVGSTILIDDGLIGLTVVDIQGTEIKTRIVNGGTIKSKKGVNVPGVNISLPGITEKDTNDILFGIEQDIDFIAASFVRKASDVQEIRELLAKNNASHIHIISKIENQQGVDNLDEILEASDGLMVARGDLGVEIPAEDVPLAQKLMIQKCNVAGKPVITATQMLDSMQRNPRPTRAEASDVANAIFDGTDAIMLSGETAAGKYPVESVLTMSRIAEKAESALDHREIFSKQQTAQETTVTEAISQSVAISALDLNAKAILSSTVTGHTARVVSKYRPKAPIIAVTTQERTMRQLSLVWGVTPVFGKVATSTDELLETAIKGGKDSGLVQTGDLVVITAGIPLGRSGSTNLVKVSTIE, encoded by the coding sequence ATGCGGAAAAGTAAAATTGTATGTACGATCGGACCTGCGAGTGAATCGTTGGAGAATATCAAAAAATTGATTTTGGCTGGTATGAATGTGGCCCGTTTGAATTTCTCCCACGGCGATTTTGAAGAGCATGGTGCTCGGATCCAAACGATCCGTCAAGCATCTAAAGAACTGAACAAAACGGTTGCTATCCTGCTCGATACAAAAGGACCGGAGATTCGCACAGGCAAGTTGGAAGTAGAACCGATTGAACTAGTTCAGGACGAGTACCTGACACTAACCACGGAAGAAATCCTTGGCACCCAAGAACGTATTTCCATCACGTACAGCGAGCTTCCTAATGATGTTCAAGTAGGATCCACCATCCTTATTGATGACGGTCTGATTGGTTTGACAGTTGTCGACATTCAAGGTACAGAAATCAAGACCCGTATTGTAAACGGTGGTACGATCAAGAGCAAAAAAGGCGTTAACGTACCAGGAGTAAACATCTCCTTGCCGGGTATTACGGAAAAAGACACCAACGATATTCTTTTTGGTATCGAACAGGACATCGATTTTATCGCCGCTTCCTTCGTTCGCAAAGCTAGCGACGTTCAGGAAATTCGTGAGCTGCTTGCGAAAAACAATGCTTCTCACATCCATATCATTTCCAAAATCGAAAACCAACAAGGTGTTGACAACCTTGATGAAATTTTAGAAGCTTCTGACGGCCTGATGGTTGCTCGTGGTGACCTTGGTGTTGAAATTCCAGCTGAAGATGTACCTTTGGCTCAAAAATTGATGATTCAAAAATGTAACGTTGCTGGCAAACCAGTAATCACAGCTACACAAATGCTGGATTCCATGCAACGTAACCCACGTCCTACTCGCGCTGAAGCAAGTGACGTAGCAAACGCTATTTTCGACGGAACAGATGCGATCATGCTTTCCGGTGAGACTGCTGCTGGTAAATATCCAGTTGAGTCCGTACTCACAATGTCCCGCATTGCTGAGAAAGCGGAATCCGCTTTGGACCACCGTGAAATTTTCTCGAAACAACAAACTGCACAAGAGACAACAGTTACAGAAGCTATCAGCCAATCCGTTGCGATTTCCGCTTTGGATCTGAACGCTAAGGCTATTCTTTCTTCGACTGTTACAGGTCATACTGCACGCGTTGTTTCCAAATACCGTCCTAAAGCACCAATCATTGCGGTTACGACACAAGAAAGAACTATGCGTCAATTGTCCCTCGTTTGGGGCGTAACGCCAGTATTCGGTAAAGTAGCTACTTCCACAGATGAATTGCTGGAAACAGCAATCAAAGGTGGTAAGGATTCCGGTTTGGTTCAAACTGGCGACCTCGTTGTGATTACTGCAGGAATTCCACTTGGACGTTCCGGTTCCACTAACTTGGTAAAAGTAAGCACAATCGAGTAG
- a CDS encoding acetyl-CoA carboxylase carboxyltransferase subunit alpha — MAGELPFEMPLVEMRKKIAELKQFGEEKGIDFTDEVARLEERYRVLEEEVYSNISPSQKMHLARHQGRPTSLDLMNQIFTDLIELHGDRMFGDDLAIVGGIAKLNGIPVTVIGQQRGKDTKENILRFFGSAHPEGFRKALRLMQQADKFKRPIITFVDTKGAYPGNTAEERGQSEAIASNLREMSQFGVPVICVVIGEGGSGGALALAVGNRVLMLEHAIYSVISPNGAASILWKDASKADQAAEAMKITAADLLEMEVIEEIVPEPKGGAHRDYEATAAAIKDALWRHLQELIPLNSAELREDRYLKFRKIGEFAEAQQEQISLEEEVESEV, encoded by the coding sequence TTGGCAGGAGAGTTGCCTTTTGAAATGCCTCTGGTTGAAATGCGTAAGAAAATTGCCGAGCTAAAGCAGTTTGGCGAAGAGAAGGGTATTGATTTTACGGACGAGGTAGCAAGACTGGAAGAACGGTACCGTGTGCTTGAGGAGGAAGTATATTCTAATATCTCTCCTTCCCAGAAAATGCATCTAGCCAGACATCAAGGACGTCCGACTTCCCTTGATCTTATGAACCAGATCTTCACAGATTTAATTGAGCTACACGGTGATCGAATGTTTGGAGATGATCTTGCTATTGTAGGCGGTATCGCCAAACTGAACGGCATCCCGGTTACGGTTATTGGTCAACAGCGCGGTAAAGATACGAAAGAGAATATTTTACGCTTTTTCGGCAGTGCACACCCTGAGGGTTTCCGTAAAGCGCTACGTCTAATGCAGCAAGCGGACAAGTTCAAACGTCCCATCATAACCTTTGTGGATACGAAAGGTGCATATCCAGGCAACACAGCCGAGGAAAGAGGACAATCCGAAGCGATCGCCAGTAATTTACGTGAGATGTCTCAGTTTGGTGTCCCTGTAATCTGTGTGGTCATCGGAGAAGGTGGAAGTGGTGGAGCACTAGCACTGGCAGTTGGTAATAGAGTGCTTATGCTGGAGCATGCCATCTATTCCGTAATATCCCCGAACGGTGCTGCTTCGATTCTCTGGAAGGATGCTTCGAAGGCTGATCAAGCGGCGGAAGCCATGAAAATAACGGCAGCTGATCTGCTTGAAATGGAAGTTATTGAAGAGATTGTTCCTGAACCAAAAGGTGGCGCTCATCGTGATTACGAAGCTACGGCAGCTGCAATTAAGGATGCGTTATGGCGTCATTTGCAGGAGCTAATTCCTCTGAATAGTGCGGAATTGAGGGAAGATCGTTATCTTAAATTCCGTAAAATTGGTGAGTTTGCAGAAGCCCAGCAGGAGCAGATTTCTCTCGAAGAAGAAGTAGAATCTGAAGTGTAA
- the accD gene encoding acetyl-CoA carboxylase, carboxyltransferase subunit beta has protein sequence MFKDLFQKKRKYATIPSERLERSGESAEGERPKREIPEGLMSKCNKCGTIQYSKELEKNLKVCPTCGHHLRLNAVERIAMTLDPEGFIEFDSEMYSIDPLKFPGYASKLEQQQLKSGQTDAVITGQGSISGHPVIVAVMNFEFFSGSMGSVVGEKITRAIEEAMEQQLPLLIFSTSGGARMQESIISLMQMAKTSAALARFNEAGGLYISIITDPTTGGVSASFASLGDIIIAEPGAVFGFAGRIVIEQTIRQKLPDDFQTAEFNLQHGLIDMVVHRKEMRATLTKILELHDVKGGF, from the coding sequence GTGTTCAAAGATTTATTTCAGAAGAAACGGAAGTACGCGACTATTCCTTCAGAACGTCTGGAGCGAAGCGGCGAGTCTGCAGAAGGCGAACGCCCCAAACGGGAAATTCCTGAAGGATTAATGAGCAAATGTAACAAATGTGGAACGATCCAGTATAGCAAGGAATTAGAAAAGAATCTAAAAGTATGTCCTACTTGTGGTCATCATCTGCGCTTGAATGCTGTTGAGCGTATTGCTATGACGTTAGATCCAGAGGGCTTTATTGAGTTTGACAGTGAAATGTATTCTATAGATCCACTGAAATTTCCAGGCTATGCTTCTAAATTGGAGCAACAGCAGCTGAAATCGGGACAAACTGATGCCGTGATTACGGGACAGGGATCTATTAGCGGACATCCAGTAATCGTAGCTGTGATGAATTTTGAATTTTTCTCGGGCAGTATGGGATCTGTAGTAGGTGAGAAGATTACCCGAGCGATTGAAGAAGCTATGGAGCAACAGCTTCCACTCCTTATTTTTTCTACCTCAGGCGGAGCCAGAATGCAGGAAAGTATTATAAGTCTTATGCAAATGGCGAAGACCAGTGCAGCGCTTGCGCGATTCAATGAAGCGGGCGGCCTTTATATTTCTATAATTACGGATCCGACTACCGGCGGAGTATCTGCGAGTTTTGCTAGTCTTGGCGATATTATTATTGCAGAGCCTGGGGCGGTATTTGGTTTCGCGGGACGTATAGTCATTGAACAGACGATTCGCCAGAAGCTACCGGATGATTTCCAGACGGCTGAATTTAATCTGCAACATGGTTTGATTGATATGGTTGTGCACCGTAAAGAAATGCGCGCCACACTGACCAAAATATTGGAATTGCATGATGTGAAAGGGGGATTTTAG
- a CDS encoding glutamate decarboxylase, translated as MWTVIYIAPTAKVADMIKSKLTEEGFLIKCRPINMSKQQFEILVPSGELEEVQEVLNLILHP; from the coding sequence ATGTGGACGGTAATATATATCGCGCCAACCGCCAAAGTGGCGGATATGATTAAGAGTAAGCTGACTGAAGAAGGTTTTTTAATAAAATGCCGTCCAATCAATATGTCCAAGCAGCAGTTTGAGATATTGGTTCCTTCGGGTGAACTGGAGGAAGTACAGGAAGTCCTTAATCTTATTCTGCATCCCTGA
- a CDS encoding phosphatidylglycerophosphatase A, with product MSYQMAVDLLERRGVSLSSIAEIVYILQSVYYPGLSKEECLSSVKSVLGKREVQYTLMTGIALDELAEKRLLPQPLQAVMEADESLYGADETLALGITGVYGMIGLTGFGYLDKIKLGIIGELNDDKGSIHVFLDDLVAGIAAAASARIAHRHEGAKVYPLVMDTE from the coding sequence ATGTCCTATCAAATGGCAGTTGATCTGTTGGAGCGTAGAGGCGTATCACTTTCTTCCATCGCTGAAATCGTATATATTTTACAATCGGTTTATTATCCCGGTTTATCCAAGGAAGAATGCCTTTCCAGTGTGAAGTCTGTCTTGGGAAAAAGAGAAGTGCAGTACACGTTAATGACGGGGATCGCACTGGATGAACTGGCAGAGAAAAGACTGCTTCCGCAGCCGCTCCAGGCAGTTATGGAGGCGGACGAATCACTTTATGGAGCGGACGAGACTCTTGCACTTGGTATCACAGGGGTTTATGGGATGATCGGACTGACAGGATTTGGGTACTTGGACAAAATAAAGCTTGGAATCATTGGTGAATTGAACGATGATAAGGGAAGTATTCACGTGTTCTTGGATGACCTTGTTGCGGGTATCGCGGCAGCTGCTTCTGCTAGAATCGCTCATCGGCATGAAGGAGCAAAAGTATATCCTCTAGTCATGGACACGGAATAA